A single region of the Corallococcus caeni genome encodes:
- a CDS encoding S9 family peptidase — translation MRVASLAVAVGCWVWGALASGAVPAPSTPAPARLEASATYDALQRMVRIREVSLSPDGTRVAWVESVPGTAEAARLQVRELAHPERAPVRVTASKDGAPCAEGSLSWSPDGRWLAFLSTAGEGRARQLYVADASGAGGPARRLTTLKGVLAAPKWSPDGKVVGLLVIEGAEDAQGPRGPAARETGVVQASPPVKRFAVVTVEDARLRLVSPAGLFIHEYAWSPDGARVAVTASLPPGDANWWNARVYAVEAGTGETSLLHAPRWQVAEPAWSPDGRRLAFIEGLMSDEGNTGGDVLVVSVPERLAAKVRFGEKGALPAKVPPALDVTEGLKATATDLFWPTAERLVFGAQAQGEAALMAVAPGGGAVTTLWKGPEHVAVSLGKDGVTSAVVRDSFSQPPEVWTGPVGAWKPLTRLNADVRVPVGDVRSVTWTSDGQSVQGWLVLPVPEGSGRKVPMVTVVHGGPAAGVLSTFNPQTALFVARGYAVFMPNPRGSYGQGEAFVQANRRDFGFGDFNDVMAGLDAVLASAPVDPARQGITGWSYGGFLTMWAVTRTQRFQAAVAGAGIANWQSYYGTNHIDTWMLPYFGASVYDEPEVYTRSSPINGVKQVRTPTLVLHGERDVEVPASQGYEFHKALKTLGVKTQLVIYADEGHGLRKPEHLKDRLLRTLDWFDANLPAAPESKPKVRAPAR, via the coding sequence ATGCGAGTGGCGAGCCTGGCAGTGGCGGTGGGGTGTTGGGTGTGGGGCGCGCTGGCGTCCGGGGCGGTGCCCGCGCCGTCCACGCCCGCGCCCGCGCGGCTGGAGGCGAGCGCGACGTACGACGCGCTCCAGCGCATGGTGCGCATCCGCGAGGTGTCGCTGTCGCCGGACGGCACGCGGGTGGCCTGGGTGGAGTCGGTGCCGGGGACCGCGGAGGCCGCGCGGCTCCAGGTGCGGGAGCTGGCGCATCCGGAGCGGGCGCCGGTGCGCGTCACCGCGTCGAAGGACGGCGCGCCGTGCGCGGAGGGCTCGCTGTCGTGGAGCCCGGACGGCCGGTGGCTCGCGTTCCTCTCCACGGCGGGCGAGGGCCGCGCGCGGCAGCTCTACGTGGCGGACGCGTCGGGGGCGGGCGGGCCCGCGCGGAGGCTCACGACGCTGAAGGGCGTGCTGGCGGCGCCGAAGTGGTCGCCGGACGGGAAGGTCGTGGGGCTGCTCGTCATCGAGGGCGCGGAGGATGCGCAGGGGCCGCGCGGGCCGGCGGCGCGGGAGACGGGCGTGGTGCAGGCGTCCCCGCCGGTGAAGCGCTTCGCGGTGGTGACGGTGGAGGACGCGCGGCTGCGGCTCGTGTCGCCCGCGGGCCTGTTCATCCACGAGTACGCGTGGAGCCCGGATGGCGCTCGCGTGGCGGTGACGGCCTCGTTGCCGCCGGGGGATGCGAACTGGTGGAACGCGCGCGTGTACGCGGTGGAGGCGGGGACGGGGGAGACGTCGCTGTTGCACGCGCCCCGGTGGCAGGTGGCGGAGCCCGCGTGGAGTCCGGACGGCCGGCGGCTCGCGTTCATCGAGGGCCTGATGAGCGACGAGGGCAACACGGGCGGGGACGTGCTCGTGGTGTCGGTGCCGGAGCGGCTGGCGGCGAAGGTGCGGTTCGGGGAGAAGGGGGCGCTGCCGGCGAAGGTGCCGCCCGCGCTCGACGTGACGGAAGGGCTGAAGGCGACGGCCACGGACCTCTTCTGGCCCACGGCGGAGCGGCTGGTGTTCGGGGCGCAGGCGCAGGGCGAGGCCGCGCTGATGGCGGTGGCGCCGGGCGGCGGGGCGGTGACGACGCTGTGGAAGGGCCCGGAGCACGTGGCGGTGTCGCTGGGGAAGGACGGCGTGACGAGCGCGGTGGTGCGCGACTCCTTCAGCCAGCCGCCGGAGGTGTGGACGGGGCCGGTGGGGGCGTGGAAGCCGCTGACGCGCCTCAACGCGGACGTGCGCGTGCCGGTGGGCGACGTGCGCAGCGTGACGTGGACGAGCGATGGGCAGTCCGTGCAGGGCTGGCTGGTGTTGCCGGTGCCGGAGGGGTCCGGCCGCAAGGTGCCCATGGTGACGGTGGTGCACGGAGGGCCGGCGGCGGGCGTGCTGTCGACGTTCAACCCGCAGACGGCGCTGTTCGTGGCGAGGGGCTACGCGGTGTTCATGCCCAACCCGCGCGGCAGCTACGGCCAGGGGGAGGCGTTCGTGCAGGCGAACCGCCGGGACTTCGGCTTCGGGGACTTCAACGACGTGATGGCGGGGCTGGATGCCGTCCTGGCGTCGGCGCCGGTGGACCCGGCGCGGCAGGGCATCACGGGGTGGAGTTACGGCGGCTTCCTGACGATGTGGGCGGTGACGCGGACGCAGCGCTTCCAGGCGGCGGTGGCGGGCGCGGGCATCGCGAACTGGCAGAGCTACTACGGCACGAACCACATCGACACGTGGATGCTGCCGTACTTCGGGGCGTCGGTGTACGACGAGCCGGAGGTGTACACGCGCTCCTCGCCCATCAACGGCGTGAAGCAGGTGCGCACGCCCACGCTGGTGCTGCACGGCGAGCGGGACGTGGAGGTGCCCGCGTCGCAGGGCTACGAGTTCCACAAGGCGCTGAAGACGCTGGGGGTGAAGACCCAGTTGGTCATCTACGCGGATGAGGGCCACGGTCTGCGCAAGCCGGAGCACCTGAAGGACCGGCTCCTGCGCACGCTGGACTGGTTCGACGCGAACCTGCCGGCGGCGCCGGAGTCGAAGCCGAAGGTGCGGGCGCCCGCGCGGTAG
- a CDS encoding GNAT family N-acetyltransferase, with protein MKPGSAMIDKSPVLLTTERLHLMLLPPDAAERVLAYHVANKDHLGPVSPARPATFFSTAYWRTRLAQDREDFRYDVSLRVFILPKGPSLALAPVIGNATLAHIRRGPLQAADLGYGLDNRHEGKGLMTEALRAFCDFAFGAMGLHRLQANHLPENLRSAAVLRRLGFIPEGYARDFLLINGQWRDHVLNSLVAPAEPGVRGGP; from the coding sequence ATGAAGCCCGGCTCCGCCATGATCGACAAGTCGCCCGTCCTGCTCACCACCGAGCGCCTGCACCTGATGCTGCTGCCGCCCGACGCGGCGGAGCGGGTGCTGGCGTACCACGTGGCCAACAAGGACCACCTGGGCCCGGTGTCACCGGCCCGCCCTGCGACCTTCTTCTCCACCGCCTACTGGCGCACGCGCCTGGCCCAGGACCGCGAGGACTTCCGCTACGACGTGTCCCTGCGCGTGTTCATCCTCCCCAAGGGCCCGTCCCTGGCGCTCGCGCCCGTCATCGGCAACGCCACGCTCGCGCACATCCGCCGGGGGCCGCTCCAGGCCGCGGACCTGGGCTATGGCCTGGACAACCGCCATGAAGGCAAGGGCCTCATGACCGAGGCCCTCCGCGCCTTCTGCGACTTCGCCTTCGGCGCCATGGGCCTGCACCGGCTCCAGGCCAACCACCTGCCGGAGAACCTGCGCAGCGCCGCCGTCCTGCGCCGCCTGGGCTTCATCCCGGAGGGCTACGCCCGCGACTTCCTCCTCATCAACGGCCAGTGGCGAGACCACGTGCTCAACTCGCTCGTGGCCCCCGCCGAACCCGGCGTCCGCGGCGGCCCCTGA
- a CDS encoding response regulator, producing MTPPGTVLVVDDERPFFETYQDILVPEGYRVEWAPDKKTAQARIQESSWDVVVLDQRLQGSSGGDSGIDLISEIVLTGAKVIVATAYADAKMIERAFKDGAYDYLEKVPTLPMMLRIKVRNASEAVRERRLASLTHAQREKEIQDLWAACQTETNGNRKGRLLEELLVLLFKTVPGLMNTSTNRTSADEEIDIVIRNESQDPFWAGERSSYILVECKNWSKHVGPGELIIFRDKLVNRGGRCRLGFFVAAGGFTEGFHTRSATFRKDDHLVVAIGPTELDALVRSTNRNETFKKLHEDAVMSGNGPA from the coding sequence ATGACTCCTCCAGGCACCGTACTGGTCGTCGATGACGAGCGGCCCTTCTTCGAGACCTACCAGGACATCCTCGTCCCGGAGGGCTACCGCGTCGAATGGGCTCCCGACAAGAAGACCGCCCAGGCCCGCATCCAGGAGTCCTCCTGGGACGTCGTCGTGCTCGACCAGCGCCTCCAGGGTTCCTCAGGCGGCGACTCCGGCATCGACCTCATCTCGGAGATCGTCCTCACAGGCGCCAAGGTCATTGTCGCGACCGCCTACGCAGACGCGAAGATGATTGAACGGGCCTTCAAGGACGGCGCCTACGACTACCTGGAGAAGGTCCCCACCCTCCCCATGATGTTGCGCATCAAGGTGCGCAACGCCTCCGAGGCCGTCCGGGAGCGCCGCCTCGCCTCACTCACCCACGCCCAGCGGGAGAAGGAGATCCAGGACCTCTGGGCTGCCTGCCAGACTGAAACCAACGGCAACCGCAAGGGCCGCCTGCTGGAGGAACTCCTGGTCCTCCTGTTCAAGACCGTGCCCGGTTTGATGAACACCAGCACCAACCGGACCAGCGCGGACGAAGAGATCGACATCGTCATCCGCAACGAATCCCAGGACCCCTTCTGGGCCGGCGAGCGCAGCAGCTACATCCTCGTCGAGTGCAAGAACTGGTCGAAGCACGTAGGCCCCGGCGAGCTGATCATCTTCCGCGACAAGCTCGTGAACCGGGGTGGGCGCTGCCGCCTCGGCTTCTTCGTCGCGGCCGGAGGCTTCACCGAGGGCTTCCACACCCGCTCCGCCACCTTCCGGAAGGACGACCACCTGGTCGTCGCCATCGGCCCGACGGAACTGGACGCCCTGGTGCGTTCCACGAATCGCAACGAGACCTTCAAGAAGCTCCACGAAGACGCGGTCATGAGCGGGAACGGCCCGGCCTGA
- a CDS encoding sensor histidine kinase translates to MRFIEELKEHLQNVRSAQDGHQAPLPFMPDARWIRAEFVRLFEQLERTQLAPESLRHLHHGWNLDDRVVSFASNLAILLQEGFLCGEPRALVEEHVRLGMARHMGLDLPASSLARQLEIDRLAHKAWHQAPPPGTAQLNKLAKYALEIRAVRRKSNRNEVTSIGEVLLALSGRDAIQWLLQVEAAQSMGPIDDWRLSRETAEYLLGHPEELRPEFEWELEEYAMDHSWEAIRRLGTLGILEFINEMRDLYDIETPYLGYRLLNEGKRVLESLLTPTESPFSVLAATLSQDESLTALEKEGGGKPGLDTVFNSSAIATARQARLVVHEIRNALIPAQVALGSLYNSVVGSQVEAEVVRFRPRIDPGIDRALKFVTDLLKTSELAARAPEGFDVLRVLADAVASLATSLRIQLHVAPDLPSLSGYRERFVLAIVNLLRNAEQAGAKQVLIESALEANNRNILLTVDDDGPGVRPEDRERIFQRGISLRSGGAGEGLALVKEVVEIELHGKVACVDKPDGGARFRMRLPVAERTPR, encoded by the coding sequence ATGAGATTCATCGAGGAGCTGAAGGAACATCTTCAGAACGTGCGATCGGCGCAGGACGGCCATCAGGCCCCGCTGCCGTTCATGCCAGATGCCAGATGGATTCGGGCTGAGTTCGTTCGACTCTTCGAACAGCTTGAGCGCACACAGCTTGCCCCAGAAAGCCTGAGGCACCTCCACCACGGGTGGAATCTGGATGACCGTGTGGTGAGCTTCGCCAGCAACCTCGCGATCCTGCTCCAAGAGGGCTTTCTGTGCGGTGAGCCTCGAGCGCTCGTTGAAGAGCATGTACGACTGGGAATGGCGCGTCACATGGGCCTCGACCTTCCGGCATCGTCTCTCGCACGCCAACTGGAGATTGACCGACTCGCCCACAAGGCTTGGCATCAGGCGCCTCCGCCAGGCACAGCGCAACTGAACAAGCTTGCGAAATACGCCTTGGAGATTCGTGCTGTGCGTAGGAAATCAAACCGGAATGAGGTGACTTCCATTGGAGAAGTCCTGCTGGCGCTGAGCGGACGTGATGCAATCCAGTGGCTCCTTCAAGTCGAAGCGGCCCAATCCATGGGACCTATCGACGACTGGCGATTGAGCAGAGAAACCGCTGAATATCTTCTTGGGCATCCGGAGGAGCTTCGTCCCGAGTTCGAATGGGAGTTGGAGGAGTACGCAATGGATCACTCCTGGGAAGCCATCCGGCGGCTCGGCACGCTCGGCATCCTGGAGTTCATCAACGAGATGAGAGATCTGTACGACATCGAGACTCCCTACCTCGGCTACAGGCTTCTGAATGAGGGGAAGCGCGTTCTGGAGTCCTTGCTGACGCCTACGGAATCACCCTTCTCCGTTCTTGCGGCCACGCTTAGTCAGGATGAATCACTGACTGCGTTGGAGAAAGAGGGCGGCGGAAAGCCCGGTCTCGACACGGTCTTCAACTCCTCTGCCATCGCCACCGCCCGGCAAGCCCGGCTGGTCGTCCACGAAATCCGGAACGCGCTCATCCCCGCGCAGGTCGCCCTAGGTTCGCTCTACAACTCCGTGGTCGGCAGTCAGGTCGAAGCGGAGGTCGTCCGCTTCCGTCCACGCATCGACCCCGGTATCGACCGCGCGCTGAAGTTCGTCACGGACCTGCTCAAGACTTCCGAACTGGCCGCACGCGCTCCCGAAGGCTTCGACGTTCTTCGAGTCCTCGCGGATGCAGTCGCCAGCCTCGCCACATCGCTGCGCATCCAGCTTCATGTGGCCCCGGATCTTCCCTCCCTGTCGGGCTACCGGGAGCGGTTCGTCCTCGCCATCGTCAACCTGCTGCGGAACGCCGAACAGGCTGGCGCCAAGCAGGTCCTCATCGAGAGCGCACTGGAAGCCAACAACCGGAACATCCTCCTGACCGTGGACGACGACGGCCCCGGCGTCCGCCCCGAGGACCGGGAGCGCATCTTCCAGCGCGGTATCTCCCTCCGCTCCGGTGGCGCGGGCGAAGGACTGGCCCTGGTCAAAGAGGTCGTCGAGATCGAACTGCACGGCAAGGTCGCCTGTGTGGACAAGCCCGATGGCGGTGCCCGTTTCCGGATGCGGCTGCCTGTGGCAGAGAGGACCCCACGATGA
- a CDS encoding OmpA family protein has translation MQRWKLGWLAVAGASALSVGCAHGPPPSELTAARQAYDEVSRSAEGRERPADVAAARAALQEAENEYAESKGSVRTRSLAYVALRKAEIAEARGEADLAAQQRAQAEATLRQQQESRAQTLARQQEEERARYEQQRQLYEQQRQQYDAQRAQEAERLRTADAQQRQQLEAEMQRRQEQQQAEAQRLAELNQQLQQRTQELEQERQARLQAEQRASQALTRLQDENVKVREEARGTVVTLSGSVLFATNATELLPAARDRLSEVATALKESKNPLLIEGHTDSRGTDDYNEQLSERRAESVRNFLVNQGVPAERIQIRGMGEERPVASNSTAEGRANNRRVEIVVERNVAGAQPSRTGGVGGSGGQQPEPRGNHEQGQNAQPESTGGSGTEPEPHGAGIDYQSPQPEQGSGDGAAQQQVPQQPMDHGQ, from the coding sequence ATGCAGCGTTGGAAACTTGGATGGTTGGCGGTGGCGGGAGCCTCCGCGCTCTCGGTGGGGTGTGCCCATGGGCCCCCGCCCAGTGAATTGACGGCGGCGCGCCAGGCCTATGACGAGGTGTCCAGGAGCGCCGAGGGCCGCGAGCGCCCCGCGGACGTGGCGGCGGCCCGCGCGGCCCTGCAGGAGGCGGAGAACGAGTACGCGGAGAGCAAGGGTTCGGTGAGGACGCGCTCGCTGGCGTACGTGGCCCTGCGCAAGGCGGAGATCGCCGAGGCGCGCGGCGAGGCGGACCTGGCCGCGCAGCAGCGGGCCCAGGCGGAGGCGACCCTGCGCCAGCAGCAGGAGTCGCGCGCGCAGACGCTGGCGCGTCAGCAGGAGGAGGAGCGCGCGAGGTACGAACAGCAGCGCCAGCTGTATGAGCAGCAGCGCCAGCAGTACGACGCCCAGCGCGCGCAGGAGGCCGAGCGGCTGCGCACGGCGGACGCGCAGCAGCGCCAGCAGCTGGAAGCGGAGATGCAGCGGCGCCAGGAGCAGCAGCAGGCGGAGGCGCAGCGGCTGGCGGAGCTCAACCAGCAGCTCCAGCAGCGCACGCAGGAGCTGGAGCAGGAGCGGCAGGCGCGGCTCCAGGCGGAGCAGCGCGCGTCGCAGGCGCTGACGCGGCTGCAGGACGAGAACGTGAAGGTGCGCGAGGAGGCGCGCGGCACGGTGGTGACGTTGTCAGGCAGCGTGCTCTTCGCGACGAACGCGACGGAGCTGTTGCCCGCGGCGCGCGACCGGCTGTCGGAGGTGGCGACGGCGCTGAAGGAGTCGAAGAATCCGTTGCTCATCGAGGGCCACACGGACTCGCGCGGCACGGATGACTACAACGAGCAGCTGTCGGAGCGCCGCGCGGAGAGCGTGCGGAACTTCCTGGTGAACCAGGGCGTGCCCGCGGAGCGCATCCAGATCCGCGGCATGGGTGAGGAGCGGCCGGTGGCCTCGAACAGCACGGCGGAGGGCCGCGCGAACAACCGCCGCGTGGAGATCGTGGTGGAGCGCAACGTGGCCGGAGCGCAGCCCTCGCGCACGGGCGGCGTGGGCGGCAGCGGTGGCCAGCAGCCGGAGCCCCGGGGCAACCATGAACAGGGCCAGAACGCGCAGCCGGAGAGCACGGGCGGCAGCGGCACGGAGCCTGAGCCGCACGGGGCGGGCATCGACTACCAGAGCCCGCAGCCGGAGCAGGGCTCGGGTGACGGTGCCGCACAGCAGCAGGTGCCGCAGCAGCCCATGGACCACGGGCAGTGA
- a CDS encoding DUF4398 domain-containing protein, whose translation MRPKLFAAALLCVAALGCASTQVIPTSTHQQRVQAEAALRSAENSQAPNVPEAARHLEFARQQIADGERLIQEGEQEAAELRFRQAAADADLAAALARAVPLKNEARRASEQVESIRGGQ comes from the coding sequence ATGCGCCCGAAGCTGTTCGCCGCCGCCCTGCTCTGTGTCGCGGCCCTTGGCTGTGCAAGCACGCAGGTGATTCCCACGTCCACCCATCAGCAGCGCGTCCAGGCGGAGGCGGCGCTGCGCTCGGCGGAGAACTCGCAGGCCCCGAACGTGCCGGAGGCCGCGCGGCACCTGGAGTTCGCCCGCCAGCAGATCGCCGACGGTGAGCGGCTGATTCAGGAGGGCGAGCAGGAGGCCGCGGAGCTGCGCTTCCGCCAGGCGGCGGCGGACGCGGACCTGGCGGCGGCGCTGGCCCGGGCGGTGCCCCTGAAGAACGAGGCGCGGCGGGCTTCCGAGCAGGTCGAGTCCATCCGCGGCGGTCAGTGA
- a CDS encoding 5'-3' exonuclease, with product MRLHLVDGTYELYRAHYSPRPGTTAPDGRDVKATAGVMDSLLALLHDEQEAVTHVAVAFDNPIRSFRNALFAGYKGDEGVPPELRAQFDLVEEAVAALGVRVWSMKDQEADDALATAAARWAGEVEQVRLLTPDKDLGQCVRGQRVVQVDRRQQKVMDAEGVMAKLGVAPQSVPDLLALMGDDADGIPGLPGFGAKGAAAVLQAYGHLEAIPDSAAEWTVKVRGADKLAATLKAHREDARLYRTLATLVEDAPLPGTASLADLEWKGVPEARFKAFCEGLGLKSLQRRPKRWAA from the coding sequence ATGCGCCTGCACCTCGTGGACGGCACGTATGAGCTGTACCGGGCCCACTACTCGCCCCGGCCGGGCACCACCGCGCCGGATGGACGCGACGTGAAGGCCACGGCGGGCGTGATGGACTCGCTGCTCGCCCTCCTGCACGACGAGCAGGAGGCCGTGACGCACGTGGCGGTCGCGTTCGACAACCCCATCCGCTCGTTCCGCAACGCGCTGTTCGCTGGTTACAAAGGGGACGAGGGCGTGCCGCCGGAGCTGCGCGCGCAGTTCGACCTCGTCGAGGAAGCCGTTGCGGCGCTGGGCGTGCGCGTCTGGTCCATGAAGGACCAGGAGGCGGACGACGCGCTGGCCACCGCGGCGGCGCGCTGGGCGGGCGAGGTGGAGCAGGTGCGGCTGCTCACGCCGGACAAGGACCTGGGCCAGTGCGTGCGCGGCCAGCGCGTGGTGCAGGTGGACCGGCGGCAGCAGAAGGTGATGGACGCGGAGGGCGTGATGGCGAAGCTGGGCGTGGCGCCCCAGAGCGTGCCGGACCTGCTGGCACTGATGGGCGACGACGCGGACGGCATCCCCGGGCTGCCGGGCTTCGGGGCGAAGGGCGCGGCGGCGGTGCTCCAGGCGTATGGGCACCTGGAGGCCATCCCGGACAGCGCGGCGGAGTGGACGGTGAAGGTGCGGGGCGCGGACAAGCTGGCGGCGACGCTGAAGGCGCACCGTGAAGACGCGCGGCTGTACCGCACGCTGGCCACGCTGGTGGAGGACGCGCCGCTGCCGGGCACGGCGTCGCTCGCGGACCTGGAGTGGAAGGGCGTGCCGGAAGCGCGCTTCAAGGCGTTCTGTGAAGGATTGGGATTGAAGAGCCTCCAGCGCCGGCCGAAGCGCTGGGCGGCATGA
- a CDS encoding group II truncated hemoglobin, whose protein sequence is MSMELKPPPSDGWVPTLDDTPFTRMGGEEAVHALAEAFYDVMDAEEPALAAIHELDSQGKVNRGTRQRFGMFLVGWLGGPQHYSATHGHPRLRMRHGHLPVDTGMRDAWLRCMRKAMDQRGITGGLRGFLDDRFAQVADFLRNTEG, encoded by the coding sequence ATGAGCATGGAATTGAAGCCCCCGCCGTCGGACGGCTGGGTCCCCACGCTGGACGACACCCCCTTCACCCGCATGGGCGGCGAGGAGGCCGTGCACGCGCTGGCGGAGGCCTTCTACGACGTGATGGACGCGGAGGAGCCCGCGCTCGCGGCCATCCACGAGCTGGACTCGCAGGGAAAGGTGAACCGGGGTACGCGCCAGCGCTTCGGCATGTTCCTGGTGGGCTGGCTGGGCGGGCCGCAGCACTACAGCGCGACGCACGGCCACCCCCGGCTGCGCATGCGCCACGGGCACCTGCCGGTGGACACGGGGATGCGGGACGCGTGGCTGCGCTGCATGCGCAAGGCCATGGACCAGCGAGGCATCACTGGCGGCCTGCGCGGCTTCCTGGACGACCGCTTCGCCCAGGTGGCGGACTTCCTGCGCAACACGGAAGGATGA
- a CDS encoding type II toxin-antitoxin system RatA family toxin, whose product MRFTESIRITCPRERVFAYTQDYGQRLVWDTFLREAVLMDGATEAGPGVKAWCVSWHGLGMETQYVSFQPPAVTAVKMTRGPRLFESFAGSWRFDEDGPGVTRVTFTYAFELRRPFGWLTPLLKWTLTREVRGRLKDLKRRLDAGVPGAA is encoded by the coding sequence ATGAGGTTCACCGAGTCCATCCGCATCACCTGTCCGCGCGAGCGCGTCTTCGCGTACACGCAGGACTACGGGCAGCGGCTCGTCTGGGACACGTTCCTGCGCGAGGCGGTGCTGATGGACGGCGCGACCGAGGCCGGGCCCGGCGTGAAGGCCTGGTGCGTGTCGTGGCACGGGCTGGGGATGGAGACGCAGTACGTGTCCTTCCAGCCGCCCGCCGTCACGGCGGTGAAGATGACGCGGGGCCCGCGCCTGTTCGAGAGCTTCGCGGGCTCGTGGCGGTTCGACGAGGACGGCCCCGGCGTCACGCGCGTCACCTTCACGTATGCCTTTGAGCTGCGGCGTCCCTTCGGCTGGCTCACGCCGCTCTTGAAGTGGACCCTGACCCGCGAGGTCCGGGGACGGCTGAAGGACCTGAAGCGGCGGCTGGACGCGGGTGTCCCCGGCGCGGCATAG
- a CDS encoding DUF4126 family protein, whose product MRTNNDLWTAAGFGVLAGMRSMTAPALLTRELSRKPPRALKRALPGLTSKKVAKRLGVLALGELVGDKAPTTPPRIKLAPLTGRILSGAITGAAVSRDRKGPRIGFALVGAVAAVASSYAFYGLRRFVTLRLRVPALAAGLIEDGLTLALGARLTRALR is encoded by the coding sequence ATGCGAACGAACAATGACCTGTGGACGGCGGCGGGCTTCGGCGTCCTCGCCGGGATGCGGAGCATGACGGCGCCCGCGCTCCTCACGCGCGAGCTGTCTCGCAAGCCGCCCCGCGCGCTGAAACGCGCCCTGCCGGGCCTCACGTCGAAGAAGGTGGCGAAACGCCTGGGCGTCCTCGCGCTCGGAGAGCTGGTGGGGGACAAGGCGCCCACGACCCCGCCGCGTATCAAGCTCGCGCCCCTGACGGGCCGCATCCTCTCCGGCGCCATCACCGGCGCCGCCGTGTCGCGCGACCGCAAGGGCCCGAGGATTGGCTTCGCGCTCGTCGGAGCCGTGGCCGCCGTCGCCTCCAGCTACGCCTTCTATGGCCTCCGCCGCTTCGTCACGCTCCGGCTGCGCGTGCCCGCCCTGGCCGCGGGCCTCATCGAGGATGGCCTGACGCTGGCGCTGGGCGCGCGCCTCACCCGGGCACTGCGCTAG
- a CDS encoding sterol desaturase family protein, translating into MLPWLVLIAGVCLLIEQLPLGWKLPRVRGWHLRVVLINLAQVGVVVLGGYTWDRWFSASSLFHLSRHVGPVAGGVLAYLIATFVFYWWHRARHESDVLWRLFHQIHHSPRRLEVITSFYKHPLEMAANSLIGGLLVYTVLGLSPAAGAIYTACCALGEYFYHTNIRTPRWVGWFFQRPEMHRIHHEYGKHRNNYGDLPVWDMLFGTYENPAAWDATCGFDDAKEQRLGDMLAFRDVHRS; encoded by the coding sequence ATGCTGCCCTGGCTCGTCCTCATCGCGGGTGTCTGTCTTCTCATCGAGCAACTCCCCCTGGGCTGGAAGCTGCCCCGGGTGCGCGGCTGGCACCTGCGCGTGGTGCTCATCAACCTGGCGCAGGTGGGCGTGGTGGTGCTGGGCGGGTACACCTGGGACCGGTGGTTCTCCGCGTCCTCGCTCTTCCACCTGTCCCGGCACGTGGGCCCGGTGGCGGGCGGGGTGCTGGCCTACCTCATCGCCACGTTCGTCTTCTACTGGTGGCACCGAGCCCGCCACGAGAGCGACGTGCTCTGGCGGCTGTTCCATCAAATCCACCACAGCCCGCGGCGGCTGGAGGTCATCACCAGCTTCTACAAGCACCCGCTGGAGATGGCGGCCAACAGCCTCATTGGCGGGCTGCTCGTCTACACGGTGCTGGGGTTGAGCCCGGCGGCGGGCGCCATCTACACGGCCTGCTGCGCGCTGGGCGAATACTTCTACCACACCAACATCCGCACCCCGCGCTGGGTGGGCTGGTTCTTCCAGCGGCCGGAGATGCACCGCATCCACCACGAGTACGGCAAGCACCGGAACAACTACGGCGACCTCCCCGTCTGGGACATGCTGTTCGGCACCTACGAGAACCCTGCCGCCTGGGACGCCACGTGCGGCTTCGACGACGCGAAGGAGCAGCGGCTGGGGGACATGCTCGCCTTCCGCGACGTGCACCGCTCGTAG